The genomic segment TCTGGGAAAAGATACCGACAGACTGGAACTGACGATCACCGACAACCCACCAGTTCGGTCGTGGTCCCACAGGATGCAACGCTCACGAGACAAGCGGGGCCGACTTGTTGATCAACTTGAGAAGTAGTGCATGTTGACAATCAAGTGTTTGACACGAAGCATGGGTATAGCCAACACAGCATGTGTAGCTGCGACATCTCTCATCCTCATATGAAAATTATATATTCAATACAACCCCTCAACATAATTATATTTGAAGCGGTGTCGTGGTGCAATCTCTCTCCAGCGTGACCGTATGCTTTCTTCCGGCCTTCAGTAGGCATACTTGGTACCGCTCGCGCCCATCTTCTTGTTCGTAGAGACCAACCAGAACCGCAACGCCCACGTACCAGCAATACAAGCAAATGCAAAAGCCGCATTGCTCGACATGGCTGTAAGGTACCGAGGTCCATCGCTCTTGGGGTACTGCAAAATGACTGTTAGTTCTGATTCCGGCAAGGGACGCGGATGATTACGTACCAGGTAAGCAGTGTAAATGTACGACGCATTGGCAATCACATTCACAATAGACTGACTGAcagccttcttctcctgcGTAGATCCCAGCGTTGCCGAAACCCAGCCCAGGATGCACGAGTTGACAGCATACGCTCCAGACGCGAAAAGGAAGCAGGAAATGTACCGCGCCGCCGTGTTGAGAGTCGCGCACGAGATGACGAACCCGACAATGGCTATGCCCATACACGCGGTGATGTGCCAGGTACGCTCGTTGTATTTACCAGAGGAGATGCCAACGAGGTAGCCAAAGATGCCGGAGATGAGGTACGGCGGGCAGGTGAGGACGAGGGTGATGGTGTCGTTGAAGCCGAGGGAGCCGACGACGGTTGGGAAGAAGTTGTTGAAGCCGCATGCAGACTAGGATCATTGTCAGAATATGAACATTCCGTGGAGGATCAGAATTGGACTCACGAGATGCATGTTTTGGATGAAGCAGAGGAGCCAGAGACGAGGGTCGCGAATGGCTTGCATGAAGCCTGCCTTGGCACCCTTGCTCTCTTCAACGCCGACGGTATCCCTGAGCATACGATCATGAGCGAGTTGGCGCTCCTCGGGCTTCAGCCAGCGAGTCGTAAGAGGGCTGTCAGCGAGTGTAAACATGCCAATGACGGCGACGCCAAAGGTCAAGCACGCCTCGATGATGAACAGCCACTGCCATCCCTTCAACCCGTGGTTGCCGTCGATAGTGTTgaagacggcggcggcgatgagGCCCGAGAAGGACGTGGCAAAGATGTTTCCCGAGTAAAGGATAGACAGACGGGTGGCGATTTCTTTACGGGTGTAGAAGATGGAGAGCATGTAGATGGCGCCTGGGTAGAAGGGGGCTTCGGTCACGCCGAGGAAGAAGCGGACGATGACAAGGTGGGTGTAGTTCTTGGCGAGGGCGGTGCAGCCCGAAACGAGAGCCCATGCCATCATGCAGATTGCCATGTAGATGGATGGCCGGACGTGTTTCGAGGACATGAGCATGTTGGAGGGGATTTGCATAAGGAGGTAGCTGTAGGTCGTACCATCAGCGTTGTGTTCGGAAAGCTGGAGTTTGGAAGAGTTGAACTTACCCGACGAAGAGGATTGAGATGCAGGTGTTGTACTGTGAGCCCTGGAGACCTAAATCCTTTTCGAGACCATCCAGACGGGCCTGGGCGATTGCGTTCCTGTCGAGCTGTGCATCAAGTCAGTTTGTCGCTCGGATTTGCCGTAGCAAACATCAATTCGACGTACGTAGTTCAGAAAGTACATGCACCTAAGACATGTCAGCTATTGAGTCCAATCAACAATATGGAAATTGAGAACCTACCAAAGTGTCGGCATGATTCTAAAGTCAAGCTTTCTGACAAGGGCAATTTCTTCTGCGCTCGTCTTCGCCACAGCACCAGAGTAATCGGCTCCCAGCTGCAACACGCCACCCTTCTCATCTTCAGTCGACATCTCGACAAAGTTCTCGTTGGGCTTAGGCTCAAGGTCCAAATCTTGCTTCTTCTCGTGAGCCATTGTGGTCTTTGTCTTTGTACAGACTCAATTGAGATGACGGGAGGAATTTGGGACGTTTGGTGATATGCAGCAAGTAGGAAGAGGAAGGTTGACCGCTGAGATCGCTGAGTCCGTGGGTTCCAAAGAAACGAGACTGACAGGCGTCAGATCAACTCTTATACCTTGGATCTGCCTGTCTTTTGCCCCAGAATATCTGTGCTCAGTCCGGGGTAACTCCACGGGGTTGTGTTTAATCATGCCATGTTTTGTCTTCTACGCCAACAGAAACCTGGCCCGGTGTCCATTTTCCCTCGAGGCTTTCCTCGCAAACAAACGAGGAAAAGTCTCCCTGGTTCCCCGGACTCATACTAGCTTACGCGGACAAAGAAAGTACCGGGGCATTTGGGGTAAATCTGCGGGGACGCGGGGAAATGGCATGGCAAGCCAGGTTCTTCACCACGTTTAGCTGGGTTATGATGAGGGGGAACTCGACGAGCTAGGGGCACATGTTCATCTGGATTGGTGTTGCTAAGGCTATTTGACGGGTCACTTTGCTGACCCATCCGGTCGGACGGGCTTGCGGGGGCGTATCTGGCCCAGAGACATGGGACTGACTTACCCCGGATCGCTAAGATACAGACTAATGGAGAGTTGCGCATGGGGTTTTGTTGATCCTTGGGATCATATGAATTGGAATCTTCCTAGATTGAGACATGGAAATGAGTCTAGTAGAGCTAGATCCACAAGCTTTGGCAAGAGGGCATATCCTACGCACAAGGTGATCTGGTAGATGAAATGGAGATAGATGATACGACGCTAAGTTATGATCGCGAGTACGTATATTAGACGACAGTAGAGATGAGATGAATCATGGCTTGTAAATGCCTTCTACGCCTTGGAGACGCCTAGGACTTTTCGATTAGAGTCTAATATAACGCGAACATGAGCCTTTCTTCTAACATCCTGCTGTGGGAAAAACGACTCGTTGGTCAACCTCTCTAGATACAGCTCATACGCGGGCATGTACCCCTGAACAAAACGAACAACCTCCGCATCTGTCATGCCCGCACCTTTCTTCTCCCGCAACGCCCTCTCCTGGTCCAGACGCCAGTGGTAGACGTTGGCTAGCTGGTCTGTGCTGAGGTGAAGGAATGCGTCGAAGCGCCAGGGGCCCATGAAGCTCTCGCAGTACCTTTCCAGGTTCCGGTTGATGAGCTGAAGATGCCCGAGGCTATGGCTGGCTAGTGTCGTTGTGGATAGCTGAATGTCCTCGGAGTTTGCTGTTGATGATTCCTTGGCTCTTTTCCACTTCTCCTCAACTTCCTCGGGTGACAGTGGCTGGAAACCAAGGCACCAACCCTCGAAGATGAGAACCTCCAGAGGTGGGTTCCTCGGCACGGTGTCCCACTGTGACTCTGGGGCTCTGCCTCCCTCACCGCTGAAGAGACTTTTGTCGAATGACGGCCACTTGACGGGCTCTGAGTCTGTCTGATCTGACTGTGGCTTTGACACATCGTCGAAGAAGCGTCGCGCTAGATCTTCATCATGTGTCCCGGGTTGTCCGCGAGTCCGGAGAAGGCCATTTCCGGGGTTAGAATCTCTCAATGATACCAGCTGGTCATGGTCGTGGTACAGGTCGTCTAGTGAAAGCGTTCTTGTGTTGATGCCATACTTGGCGTTGAGTGTGTTGGTAAGAGCCTCAGCCCATGTTGACTTTCCACTTCCCTGCAGGCCCGAAAGGCCAAGAATAAAGGGGGTCGCCAACTCCGCTCTATGTGACTTGATTGAAGGGAGGACTTGCTGGATAACGGCTTCCAAGGCTGTCGTGTCAATCATGGTGAGATATTACCTTGACACTCTACCACCTGGCGACAAAAAACTTGCCAGTTGAAAAACACCTCTCAAGCCCGAAACCGAGGAGGGTGCGTGGGCTATCGTTAGAGGGATGCACGTGTTGATATGCTTTCAAATGCTTTCAAACGTGGGGAAGCTCGTAAATGACTCTGAGTAAGACTAATCGAGATTCACAGTAGCTGCGTTAAAAGGCTCATCCTGTGTTGCGTGGGAGGCAAATAGGAAATAACTCAATACCGTCAAATGATAGTCCTGCGGACTTGTCTTTGTCC from the Colletotrichum lupini chromosome 3, complete sequence genome contains:
- a CDS encoding vitamin H transporter: MAHEKKQDLDLEPKPNENFVEMSTEDEKGGVLQLGADYSGAVAKTSAEEIALVRKLDFRIMPTLWCMYFLNYLDRNAIAQARLDGLEKDLGLQGSQYNTCISILFVGYLLMQIPSNMLMSSKHVRPSIYMAICMMAWALVSGCTALAKNYTHLVIVRFFLGVTEAPFYPGAIYMLSIFYTRKEIATRLSILYSGNIFATSFSGLIAAAVFNTIDGNHGLKGWQWLFIIEACLTFGVAVIGMFTLADSPLTTRWLKPEERQLAHDRMLRDTVGVEESKGAKAGFMQAIRDPRLWLLCFIQNMHLSACGFNNFFPTVVGSLGFNDTITLVLTCPPYLISGIFGYLVGISSGKYNERTWHITACMGIAIVGFVISCATLNTAARYISCFLFASGAYAVNSCILGWVSATLGSTQEKKAVSQSIVNVIANASYIYTAYLYPKSDGPRYLTAMSSNAAFAFACIAGTWALRFWLVSTNKKMGASGTKYAY